In a genomic window of Vidua chalybeata isolate OUT-0048 chromosome 30, bVidCha1 merged haplotype, whole genome shotgun sequence:
- the APOF gene encoding apolipoprotein F encodes MPRVLLFLPLLILGRAMAVSVVTPGLAAGDRALLAELEGLAEPIPPRAPGVPCRSLRPDTLPGFSRLPPLPRGLARAAMALALRGAGCAPQAEAEALELARELGTPTAAALLRGLAWVPGAPAPRPLALLLLSLARPGGSACVDPAQLRTPAPGTEPLGQGGREFPGVRPCRGAVRRRREDKDACSPAGEQEAHQVLEWVPGVSIFYNLGTSVYFAFQGCEAKASTRALEAAEDLGYTGLAALTGGLGGPVAMGVQLGLQPGLKAGVRALIRYFTSAGEPSPVPTAHSGAVVIV; translated from the coding sequence ATGCCCCGGGTTCTGCTCTTCCTCCCGCTCCTCATCCTCGGCCGTGCCATGGCTGTGTCCGTCGTcaccccagggctggctgccgGTGACCGGGCGCTGCTGGCCgagctggaggggctggcagagcccatCCCGCCGCGGGCGCCGGGGGTCCCGTGCCGGAGCCTTCGCCCTGACACCCTGCCCGGCTTCTCCCGgctgccgccgctgccccgcggcCTGGCCCGTGCCGCCATGGCCCTGGCGCTGCGCGGGGCCGGCTGTGCCCCCCAGGCCGAGGCCGAGGCGCTGGAGCTGGCGCGGGAGCTGGGGACCCCCACGGCCGCGGCGCTGCTGCGGGGGCTGGCGTGGGTACCGGGCGCTCCGGCCCCACGGCcgctggccctgctgctcctcagcctggCACGGCCGGGGGGCTCTGCCTGTGTGGATCCCGCCCAGCTCCGGACCCCCGCGCCCGGCACGGAGCCCTTGGGCCAGGGCGGCCGGGAATTCCCGGGGGTCCGGCCGTGCCGCGGCGCCGTGCGGCGCCGGCGGGAGGACAAGGACGCCTGCAGCCCGGCCGGGGAGCAGGAAGCCCACCAGGTGCTGGAGTGGGTGCCAGGAGTCAGCATCTTCTACAACCTGGGCACCAGCGTCTACTTCGCCTTCCAGGGCTGCGAGGCCAAGGCGTCCACGCGGGCGCTGGAGGCCGCCGAGGACCTGGGCTACACCGGGCTGGCCGCGCTCACCGGGGGCCTGGGGGGCCCCGTGGCCATGGgggtgcagctggggctgcagccggGGCTCAAGGCCGGCGTGCGGGCGCTCATCAGGTACTTCACCTCGGCCGGGGAGCCCTCGCCGGTGCCCACTGCCCACAGCGGCGCCGTGGTCATCGTCTGA
- the STAT2 gene encoding signal transducer and activator of transcription 2 — translation MAQWQEVQSLANTYLEQVHQLYAGSALPMAVRQSLAAWIESQNWRQAAEPLCSHARMLFHSLLVLLGERLGSLGSDREDFMLKHNLRKAHRDLQAEFEETPERFANLVANLLQEERRILRLGQAGGQGGSAPTPSPAPEGDREQQIQQRLGDFHRALQEADRAFRHLEDLQDAFDFCYKVHYQPGEERNGDPEYIQELKSLQDKLQNLDLQRREVLAQMQQLLGRSETLQELLQQELGCWRARQQRLCLGGPGDTNLRPLETWFTELGQGLFQLRQLLRALGDLRQKVTYARDPLVAETPLLEQRLQEQLTHLLKSAFVVEQQPSTPNAGKRPLVLRTAGKFSSRARLLVRLHDRNHRMEAKIHIDRDPPNIRGFRRFNILTSSSKTLLAGDSPQEGLVCDFQYLTLKEQKDSRAGKGKGTSGEGPLVVTEELHLITFTLAYAYCGLELELETTTLPFVIISNNNQFSSAWASILWFNMLSSDPKAQQFFSSPPPAPWPRLAEVLSWQFQSVAERGLSRDNLLMLAKKLLGSKPSPDSTVAWHKFSKDGGAGFSFWAWLDGILGLLQEHLKQLWKNGLILGFVSRKQEEKLLKSKRTGTFLLRFSESVLGGVTFTWVEHHETGSPTFHAVEPYTASELVSLALPDIIRDYHMSMEEKNPENPLKFLYPNIARDEAFGPFYSQRLEGNMSESQKYLNRRLIRVSSRPPNKRQTEEELLGATEHLEMLQLQPRGQGTQQAGGLALPQPQSLGTPQVTPGKLGTPQGVASRLGTPQVMAMNPGTLQPTGLGMLQPQPQSLEPPQVASGVPNIHRTLQVAPGAVGTVQVLPGGLRMLQVGSGDLGTLQVLPGEQGTAAVNSGTLRPGAAEPPRVPEEQGTLPLELRDLELLPGGQDMQKLLQSLEGLEPGLEVAELMPDEVPTLEESFQLSPGSAALLDQHDPFLPQPEESVLPVVPSLFTDFPPLHIDASDFQ, via the exons ATGGCGCAGTGGCAGGAGGTGCAGAGCTTGGCCAACACTTACCTGGAGCAGGTGCACCAGCTGTACGCGGGCTCGGCGCTGCCCATGGCCGTGCGGCAGTCCTTGGCCGCCTGGATCGAGAGCCAGAACTG GCGCCAGGCGGCGGAGCCGCTCTGCTCGCACGCCCGGATGCTGTTCCACTCCTTACTGGTGCTACTGGGAGAGcgcctgggcagcctgggctcgGACCGCGAGGATTTCATGCTGAAGCACAACCTGCGCAAGGCCCACCGCGACCTCCAG GCCGAGTTCGAGGAGACGCCGGAGAGATTCGCCAACCTGGTGGCCaacctgctgcaggaggagcgGCGGATCCTGCGCCTGGGGCAGGCGGGGGGGCAG GGGGGTTCGGCCCCCacgcccagcccagccccggaGGGCGACCGGGAGCAGCAGATCCAGCAGCGCTTGGGCGACTTCCACAGGGCCCTGCAG GAAGCCGATCGAGCCTTCAGGCACCTGGAGGATTTGCAGGATGCCTTTGACTTCTGCTACAAGGTGCACTACCAGCCAG GTGAGGAGAGGAACGGGGACCCCGAGTACATCCAGGAGCTCAAATCCCTCCAGGACAAACTGCAGAACCTGGACCTGCAGCGGCGG GAGGTGCTGGCTCAGATGCAGCAGCTCTTGGGGCGCAGCGAgaccctgcaggagctgctgcagcaggagttgGGGTGCTGGCGGGCGCGGCAGCAGCGCCTGTGCCTGGGGGGCCCCGGCGACACCAACCTGCGCCCGCTGGAGACCTG GTTCAcggagctgggccaggggctgTTCCAGCTGCGGCAGCTGCTGCGGGCGCTGGGCGACCTGCGGCAAAAGGTGACCTACGCCAGGGACCCGCTGGTGGCAGAGACGCCCCTGCTGGAGCAgcggctgcaggagcagctcacgCACCTGCTCAAGAG CGCCTTCGTGgtggagcagcagcccagcaccccCAACGCCGGGAAGCGGCCGCTGGTGCTCCGCACCGCCGGCAAGTTCTCGAGCCGCGCGCGCCTGCTGGTGCGGCTGCACGACCGCAACCACCGCATGGAGGCCAAGATCCACATCGACAG GGACCCGCCCAACATCAGAGG GTTCCGCAGGTTCAACATCCTGACGTCGAGCAGCAAAACGCTCCTGGCCGGGGACAgtccccaggaggggctggtcTGCGACTTCCAGTACCTC ACGCTGAAGGAGCAgaaggacagcagggctggcaaGGGCAAAGGCACCAGCGGCGAG GGTCCCCTGGTCGTGACGGAGGAGCTGCACCTCATCACCTTCACGCTGGCTTACGCCTACTgcgggctggagctggagctggag acCACCACGCTGCCCTTTGTCATCATCTCCAACAACAACCAGTTCTCCAGCGCCTGGGCCTCCATCCTCTGGTTCAACATGCTCAGCTCTGACCCCAAG gcCCAGCAGTTCTTCTCGtcgccgccgccggccccgtGGCCCCGGCTGGCCGAGGTGCTGAGCTGGCAGTTCCAGAGCGTGGCCGAGCGGGGCCTCAGCCGGGACAACCTCCTGATGCTGGCCAAGAAACTCTTGG GCTCGAAGCCGTCACCGGACAGCACCGTGGCCTGGCACAAGTTCTCAAAG GATGGAGGCGCCGGTTTCTCCTTCTGGGCCTGGCTGGACGGgatcctggggctgctccaggagcacctcaagcagctctggaagaaCGG ACTCATCCTGGGCTTCGTGAGCCGcaagcaggaggagaagctgctcAAGTCCAAGCGGACGGGGACGTTCCTGCTGCGCTTCAGCGAGAGCGTCCTCGGCGGCGTCACCTTCACGTGGGTGGAGCACCACGAGACAG GGTCCCCCACTTTCCACGCCGTGGAACCCTACACGGCCTCGGAGCTGGTGTCGCTGGCGCTGCCCGACATCATCCGCGACTACCACATGAGCATGGAGGAGAAGAACCCAGAAAACCCCCTCAAGTTCCTGTACCCCAACATCGCCCGGGACGAGGCTTTCGGGCCCTTCTACAGCCAGAGGCTGGAGG GGAACATGAGCGAGTCGCAGAAATACCTGAACCGGCGCCTCATCCGTGTGTCCTCCAG GCCGCCCAACAAGCGGCAGACAGAGGAGGAGCTGTTGGGGGCCACGGAGCacctggagatgctgcagctgcagccccgagggcaggggacacagcaggctggtggcctggcactgccacagccccagagcTTGGGGACACCGCAGGTCACCCCTGGGAAGCTGGGGACCCCTCAGGGGGTGGCCAGTAGGCTGGGGACACCACAGGTGATGGCCATGAACCCGGGGACCCTGCAGCCCACGGGCTTGGGGATGCTGCAACCACAGCCCCAAAGCCTGGAGCCACCACAGGTGGCATCAGGGGTCCCCAACATCCACCGGACCCTGCAAGTGGcaccaggggctgtggggaccgtgcaggtgctgcctggggggctgaggatgctgcaggtgggctctggggacttggggacactgcaggtgctgccaggggagcaggggaCAGCGGCTGTGAACTCGGGGACGCTGCGGCCGGGGGCTGCGGAGCCACCGCGGGTCCCCGAGGAGcaggggacactgccactggagctgagggacctggagctgctgccggGGGGCCAGGACatgcagaagctgctgcagtcgctggaggggctggagccaggcttgGAAGTGGCCGAGCTGATGCCAGACGAGGTGCCAACCTTGGAGGAGAGTTTCCAGCTGAGCCCCG GCAGCGCCGCGCTCCTGGACCAGCACGACCCGTTCCTGCCGCAGCCCGAGGAGTCGGTCCTGCCCGTCGTCCCCTCCCTCTTCACCGACTTCCCCCCGCTCCACATCGACGCCAGCGACTTCCAGTGA